From Cellulomonas dongxiuzhuiae, the proteins below share one genomic window:
- a CDS encoding RNA polymerase factor sigma-54 yields the protein MEPVHGPATEHGLEQHATLTTVARQLLDVLAATQADVDADVDARVAANPVLVRGTPRRCRWCASPLRRGRCPTCSGSGADLRSRDPAAPADERDRVRLDARALVPPGAEDDVDAAVALLDDRGLLPSDAPDPPAPRLAAALAAVRAVAPPGTAERGLHASLVAQAGWHVRHGAPDLVLVLVSDHLARIGTPDLARHVGASGAALEAAMRVVRRLTPAPLPRGASDGPATPPDVVVREVDGRLVVDALGPEDLGIGLDDELTALPLEDAAAAWRDAHVAAARQLVYLLGRRADTLRRVTAVAVDVQEGFVRHGPSAHRPLTRAQVAARLGLHASTVSRVVAGAVVALPGRRVLPLADLFGTSHAARDAVAALFTSDDPPRTDAEATERLAARGIHVARRTVAKYRATPSAAR from the coding sequence GTGGAGCCGGTCCACGGCCCGGCGACGGAGCACGGGCTGGAGCAGCACGCCACGCTGACCACGGTCGCGCGGCAGCTGCTCGACGTGCTGGCCGCGACGCAGGCCGACGTCGACGCGGACGTCGACGCCCGGGTGGCCGCCAACCCGGTGCTCGTGCGCGGGACCCCCCGGCGGTGCCGCTGGTGCGCCTCGCCGCTGCGCCGCGGGCGGTGCCCGACGTGCAGCGGCTCCGGGGCCGACCTGCGGTCACGCGACCCCGCGGCACCGGCCGACGAGCGCGACCGGGTCCGCCTCGACGCTCGCGCCCTGGTCCCGCCGGGTGCGGAGGACGACGTCGACGCGGCCGTCGCCCTCCTCGACGACCGCGGCCTGCTGCCCTCCGACGCACCCGACCCGCCGGCACCTCGGCTCGCGGCCGCCCTGGCCGCGGTGCGCGCCGTCGCACCCCCCGGCACCGCCGAGCGGGGGCTGCACGCGAGCCTCGTCGCGCAGGCGGGCTGGCACGTGCGGCACGGCGCGCCGGACCTCGTCCTCGTGCTCGTCAGTGACCACCTCGCCCGCATCGGCACCCCCGACCTGGCACGGCACGTCGGTGCGTCGGGCGCGGCGCTCGAGGCGGCGATGCGCGTCGTGCGGCGCCTGACGCCCGCACCGCTGCCCCGCGGCGCGTCCGACGGCCCCGCGACGCCACCGGACGTCGTCGTCCGTGAGGTCGACGGGCGGCTCGTCGTCGACGCGCTCGGGCCGGAGGACCTCGGGATCGGGCTCGACGACGAGCTCACCGCACTGCCGCTCGAGGACGCCGCCGCCGCGTGGCGGGACGCCCACGTCGCGGCCGCCCGGCAGCTCGTCTACCTGCTGGGACGGCGGGCCGACACGCTGCGGCGCGTCACCGCGGTGGCCGTGGACGTGCAGGAGGGGTTCGTGCGGCACGGGCCGTCGGCGCACCGGCCGCTGACGCGCGCGCAGGTCGCCGCGCGCCTGGGGCTGCACGCCTCGACCGTCTCGCGCGTCGTCGCCGGGGCGGTCGTCGCGCTGCCGGGCCGCCGCGTGCTGCCGCTCGCCGACCTGTTCGGCACGTCCCACGCGGCGCGCGACGCGGTCGCGGCCCTGTTCACGTCCGACGACCCCCCGCGCACCGACGCCGAGGCGACCGAGCGGCTCGCGGCCCGCGGGATCCACGTGGCGCGCCGCACGGTGGCCAAGTACCGCGCGACCCCGTCCGCCGCGCGGTGA
- the gcvP gene encoding aminomethyl-transferring glycine dehydrogenase, whose translation MAAAASAPPSTAPVRSPAADVFADRHIGPRGDETSRMLATLGYADLDALVDAAVPAAIRTQRPLDLPAARSEEEVLAALRGIAERNQVLRPMIGQGYYGTVTPAVIRRGVLESPAWYTAYTPYQPEIAQGRLEALLNFQTVVSDLTGLDVANASLLDEATAVAEAVALMWRASRATTGTVVLDADLFGQSLAVTLGRAAAVGLPVVVADLTDGLPEVDGPLVGVVVQQVGASGALRDLRPLVAAAKERGALVTVAADLLALTLVTSPGELGADVAVGSAQRFGVPLFGGGPHAAFMAVRTGLERTLPGRLVGVSVDADGAPAYRLALQTREQHIRREKATSNICTAQALLAIVASMYAVYHGPDGLREIARRVHGTAVRLADVLREVGVEVVHEHVFDTVRARVPGRSRAVVAAAAARGVNVWAPDDDHVQVACDETTRDRDLLAVVLAFADAGTTRLVPGDDGSHDVGFVGARPADVPAHLARTTGYLTHPVFHVNRSETAMLRYLRRLSDKDLALDRTMIPLGSCTMKLNATAEMEPISWPQFADVHPYAPADQTQGYAALVTELQDWLAEITGYAAVSVQPNAGSQGELAGLLAIHAYHEARRADGDEHRDICLIPASAHGTNAASAALAGLKVVVVATAEDGEVDLADLRAKLDQHGPRVAAIMITYPSTHGVYEAHVREVCDLVHAAGGQVYIDGANLNALVGLARPAELGGDVSHLNLHKTFCIPHGGGGPGVGPVAVAAHLAPYLPGDPTPGAAGAPVPGASGPVVAPVAAAPWGSAGILPISWAYVALMGPDGLRRATETAVLAANYLATRLREHFPVLYAGPGGLVAHECILDLRAITKATGVTAEDVAKRLMDYGFHAPTLSFPVPGTLMIEPTESEDLVELDRFVDAMVAIRAEITDVAEGRWPLAGSPLRQAPHTAASVSADRWEQPYGREQAAFPLASLRADKYWPPVRRIDGARGDRQLVCSCPPVEAYADDVR comes from the coding sequence GTGGCTGCCGCCGCGTCCGCGCCCCCGTCCACCGCGCCCGTCCGCTCGCCCGCCGCCGACGTGTTCGCCGACCGGCACATCGGCCCGCGCGGCGACGAGACGTCCCGCATGCTCGCGACCCTCGGGTACGCGGACCTGGACGCGCTGGTCGACGCGGCGGTGCCCGCCGCGATCCGCACGCAGCGTCCCCTCGACCTGCCCGCGGCCCGCTCCGAGGAGGAGGTGCTGGCGGCTCTGCGTGGCATCGCGGAGCGCAACCAGGTGCTGCGCCCCATGATCGGCCAGGGGTACTACGGCACGGTGACCCCCGCGGTGATCCGCCGGGGCGTCCTGGAGTCGCCCGCCTGGTACACGGCCTACACGCCGTACCAGCCGGAGATCGCGCAGGGCCGGCTCGAGGCGCTGCTGAACTTCCAGACCGTCGTGTCCGACCTCACGGGGCTCGACGTGGCCAACGCGTCGCTGCTCGACGAGGCGACGGCCGTCGCCGAGGCCGTCGCGCTCATGTGGCGGGCCTCGCGCGCGACGACGGGCACGGTCGTCCTCGACGCCGACTTGTTCGGCCAGTCCCTCGCCGTGACGCTCGGACGCGCGGCCGCTGTCGGGCTGCCGGTGGTCGTCGCCGACCTCACCGACGGGCTGCCGGAGGTCGACGGCCCGCTCGTGGGGGTCGTCGTGCAGCAGGTCGGGGCGTCGGGTGCGCTGCGCGACCTGCGGCCGCTCGTCGCTGCGGCCAAGGAGCGCGGGGCCCTCGTCACGGTCGCCGCGGACCTGCTGGCGCTCACGCTCGTGACGTCGCCGGGCGAGCTCGGCGCCGACGTCGCGGTCGGCTCGGCGCAGCGCTTCGGCGTCCCGCTGTTCGGCGGCGGTCCGCACGCCGCGTTCATGGCCGTGCGCACCGGCCTCGAGCGCACGCTGCCCGGGCGCCTCGTGGGCGTGTCCGTCGACGCCGACGGCGCCCCGGCCTACCGGCTCGCGCTGCAGACCCGTGAGCAGCACATCCGCCGCGAGAAGGCCACGAGCAACATCTGCACGGCGCAGGCGCTGCTCGCGATCGTCGCGTCGATGTACGCGGTCTACCACGGGCCCGACGGGCTGCGGGAGATCGCGCGGCGGGTCCACGGCACGGCCGTCCGCCTCGCGGACGTGCTGCGCGAGGTCGGCGTGGAGGTCGTCCACGAGCACGTCTTCGACACCGTGCGCGCCCGGGTCCCGGGCCGGTCGCGGGCCGTGGTCGCGGCGGCGGCCGCCCGTGGCGTCAACGTGTGGGCGCCCGACGACGACCACGTGCAGGTCGCGTGCGACGAGACGACGCGGGACCGCGACCTGCTGGCGGTCGTGCTCGCCTTCGCCGACGCCGGGACGACGCGACTGGTGCCCGGTGACGACGGCTCCCACGACGTCGGCTTCGTGGGGGCCCGCCCGGCCGACGTGCCCGCGCACCTCGCGCGGACCACCGGCTACCTGACGCACCCCGTGTTCCACGTGAATCGTTCCGAGACCGCGATGCTGCGCTACCTGCGTCGCCTGTCCGACAAGGACCTCGCGCTCGACCGCACGATGATCCCCCTGGGCTCGTGCACCATGAAGCTCAACGCGACCGCCGAGATGGAGCCCATCTCCTGGCCGCAGTTCGCGGACGTCCACCCGTACGCGCCCGCCGACCAGACGCAGGGCTACGCCGCGCTGGTCACCGAGCTGCAGGACTGGCTGGCCGAGATCACGGGCTACGCGGCCGTGAGCGTCCAGCCGAACGCCGGCTCGCAGGGCGAGCTCGCCGGGCTGCTCGCGATCCACGCGTACCACGAGGCCCGACGCGCGGACGGCGACGAGCACCGCGACATCTGCCTGATCCCCGCCTCGGCGCACGGCACCAACGCGGCGTCGGCCGCGCTCGCGGGCCTCAAGGTCGTCGTCGTCGCGACGGCCGAGGACGGCGAGGTCGACCTCGCCGACCTGCGCGCGAAGCTCGACCAGCACGGCCCCCGCGTCGCGGCGATCATGATCACCTACCCCTCGACCCACGGGGTCTACGAGGCGCACGTGCGCGAGGTCTGCGACCTCGTCCACGCCGCGGGCGGGCAGGTCTACATCGACGGCGCCAACCTCAACGCGCTCGTCGGGCTGGCCCGCCCGGCCGAGCTCGGGGGCGACGTCTCGCACCTCAACCTGCACAAGACGTTCTGCATCCCGCACGGCGGCGGCGGCCCGGGCGTCGGGCCCGTCGCGGTCGCGGCGCACCTCGCGCCCTACCTGCCGGGCGACCCGACGCCGGGGGCCGCAGGCGCGCCGGTGCCGGGTGCGAGCGGCCCCGTCGTCGCGCCCGTCGCGGCCGCGCCCTGGGGCTCGGCCGGCATCCTGCCGATCTCGTGGGCGTACGTCGCCCTCATGGGGCCGGACGGGCTGCGCCGCGCGACCGAGACGGCCGTCCTGGCCGCGAACTACCTGGCCACGCGCCTGCGCGAGCACTTCCCCGTCCTCTACGCGGGCCCCGGCGGCCTGGTCGCGCACGAGTGCATCCTCGACCTGCGCGCGATCACCAAGGCCACCGGCGTCACCGCGGAGGACGTCGCCAAGCGGCTCATGGACTACGGCTTCCACGCGCCGACGCTGTCGTTCCCCGTCCCCGGCACGCTCATGATCGAGCCGACCGAGAGCGAGGACCTCGTCGAGCTCGACCGGTTCGTCGACGCGATGGTCGCCATCCGCGCGGAGATCACGGACGTCGCCGAGGGCCGCTGGCCCCTGGCGGGCTCGCCGCTGCGCCAGGCGCCGCACACCGCGGCGTCCGTCAGCGCGGACCGGTGGGAGCAGCCGTACGGCCGCGAGCAGGCCGCGTTCCCCCTCGCGTCGCTGCGCGCCGACAAGTACTGGCCGCCCGTGCGCCGCATCGACGGCGCCCGCGGCGACCGTCAGCTCGTCTGCTCGTGCCCGCCCGTCGAGGCGTACGCGGACGACGTGCGATGA
- the gcvT gene encoding glycine cleavage system aminomethyltransferase GcvT, whose product MTELRSPLHDEHVALGAALTAFAGWQMPLRYTSDLAEHTAVRTAAGLFDLSHMGEIEVAGPDAGAFLDRALVGDLSGLRVLGARYTMIVQPDGGVIDDLVVYRTGDAEYLVVANASNHDVVLAELRERAGGTGLDVQVVDRSAATALVAVQGPHALAVVEALAGLTSDPAGPADVTPASLRYYACLPMRFDGAPVLVARTGYTGEDGFEFFVAADRAPALWRALLAAGADHGLVPAGLSARDSLRLEAGMPLYGNELDRTTTPHDAGLGRVVRLDKVDADGAPVPFVGRDALAARKVSPPARVLVGLRGLGRRAARHGYDVLASTAPDAPVVGTVTSGAPSPTLGYPVAMAYVTPEMSAEGAELAVDVRGRREPVRVVALPFYRRPR is encoded by the coding sequence ATGACCGAGCTGCGCTCGCCGCTGCACGACGAGCACGTCGCCCTCGGCGCCGCGCTCACGGCGTTCGCCGGGTGGCAGATGCCACTGCGGTACACGTCCGACCTCGCGGAGCACACCGCGGTCCGCACGGCGGCCGGCTTGTTCGACCTGTCGCACATGGGCGAGATCGAGGTCGCCGGGCCGGACGCGGGCGCGTTCCTCGACCGTGCGCTCGTCGGCGACCTCAGCGGCCTGCGGGTGCTCGGTGCGCGCTACACGATGATCGTGCAGCCCGACGGCGGGGTGATCGACGACCTCGTCGTGTACCGCACGGGCGACGCGGAGTACCTCGTCGTCGCGAACGCGTCGAACCACGACGTGGTCCTGGCCGAGCTGCGCGAGCGGGCGGGCGGCACGGGGCTCGACGTGCAGGTCGTGGACCGCTCCGCCGCGACCGCGCTCGTCGCGGTGCAGGGGCCGCACGCGCTCGCGGTCGTCGAGGCGCTGGCCGGGCTGACCTCGGACCCCGCCGGGCCCGCGGACGTCACGCCCGCGTCGCTGCGCTACTACGCGTGCCTGCCGATGCGGTTCGACGGCGCACCGGTGCTGGTCGCACGCACCGGCTACACCGGCGAGGACGGGTTCGAGTTCTTCGTCGCCGCGGACCGAGCGCCCGCGCTGTGGCGCGCCCTGCTGGCGGCGGGGGCGGACCACGGCCTCGTCCCCGCGGGCCTGTCGGCGCGCGACTCGCTGCGCCTCGAGGCCGGCATGCCGCTGTACGGCAACGAGCTGGACCGCACCACCACGCCGCACGACGCCGGCCTGGGCCGCGTGGTCCGGCTCGACAAGGTCGACGCGGACGGTGCGCCGGTGCCCTTCGTCGGGCGTGACGCGCTCGCCGCCCGCAAGGTCTCGCCGCCGGCGCGCGTGCTCGTGGGGCTGCGGGGCCTGGGGCGTCGTGCGGCGCGGCACGGCTACGACGTGCTCGCGTCCACGGCGCCGGACGCGCCGGTCGTCGGCACCGTGACGTCGGGGGCGCCGTCGCCGACGCTCGGGTACCCCGTGGCGATGGCGTACGTGACGCCTGAGATGAGCGCCGAGGGCGCCGAGCTCGCGGTCGACGTGCGCGGTCGGCGTGAACCCGTGCGCGTCGTGGCACTTCCCTTCTACCGTCGTCCTCGGTGA
- the gcvH gene encoding glycine cleavage system protein GcvH, with product MAAELPETLQYTAEHEWVDASVPVTVGITAVAADALGDIVFVELPSVGSDVAAGSVIGEIESTKSVSELFSPVTGRVVEVNQAAVDDPSLVNSDPYGEGWLLRVDVTSTGPLLSAEEYGALNP from the coding sequence ATGGCTGCCGAGCTGCCCGAGACGCTGCAGTACACCGCCGAGCACGAGTGGGTGGACGCCTCGGTGCCCGTGACGGTGGGCATCACGGCGGTCGCCGCCGACGCGCTGGGCGACATCGTGTTCGTCGAGCTGCCGTCGGTCGGCTCGGACGTCGCCGCGGGTTCGGTCATCGGGGAGATCGAGTCGACCAAGTCGGTCTCCGAGCTGTTCTCGCCCGTCACGGGGCGCGTCGTCGAGGTCAACCAGGCCGCGGTCGACGACCCGTCGCTGGTCAACTCCGACCCGTACGGCGAGGGCTGGCTCCTGCGCGTCGACGTCACGTCCACGGGTCCGCTGCTCTCCGCCGAGGAGTACGGCGCGCTGAACCCCTGA
- a CDS encoding helix-turn-helix domain-containing protein, whose translation MSMLDTTVDPHILGAHSLTRRERVVLAELTEDVTLEDIATRLFVTRNTVKSQVRSVYRKIGVSTRAEAVAWAEAHGIR comes from the coding sequence ATGAGCATGCTGGACACGACCGTGGATCCGCACATCCTGGGTGCACACTCGCTCACGCGCCGGGAGCGGGTCGTCCTGGCGGAGCTGACCGAGGACGTGACGCTCGAGGACATCGCGACGCGGCTGTTCGTCACCCGCAACACCGTGAAGTCCCAGGTGCGCAGCGTGTACCGCAAGATCGGCGTGTCGACGCGCGCCGAGGCGGTCGCGTGGGCCGAGGCGCACGGCATCCGCTGA
- a CDS encoding (deoxy)nucleoside triphosphate pyrophosphohydrolase, with product MSPVLVVAAAVVDDLDDPRLLLAARRATPASLAGRWEFPGGKVEPGETPEDALHRELREELGVRVGLGVELLGPDGGAWRISDEYVMRLWFAEVLEGGPEPLVEHDELRWLPAGQWLDVPWLDADVRIVEGLLGFVAGFTGDDRRSVDRSA from the coding sequence ATGAGTCCTGTGCTGGTCGTGGCCGCCGCCGTGGTCGACGACCTCGACGATCCCCGGCTGCTGCTCGCCGCCCGTCGTGCGACCCCGGCCAGCCTCGCCGGCCGGTGGGAGTTCCCCGGCGGCAAGGTCGAACCCGGCGAGACCCCCGAGGACGCGCTCCACCGTGAGCTGCGCGAGGAGCTCGGTGTGCGTGTGGGGCTCGGTGTCGAGCTCCTGGGGCCCGACGGCGGTGCCTGGCGCATCTCCGACGAGTACGTCATGCGGCTGTGGTTCGCCGAGGTGCTCGAGGGCGGGCCGGAACCGCTCGTCGAGCACGACGAGCTGCGGTGGCTGCCCGCCGGGCAGTGGCTGGACGTGCCGTGGCTCGACGCCGACGTCCGCATCGTCGAGGGTCTCCTGGGCTTCGTCGCCGGCTTCACGGGAGACGACCGGCGATCGGTCGACCGCTCCGCCTGA
- a CDS encoding Hsp20/alpha crystallin family protein produces MATRFDPFQEMDRVLAQVLASDRASATMPMDLYRDGDHYVLHVDLPGADPGTIDVSVDDRTLTIRAQRSPRTEHDVQWLAKERPVGTYARQLTVGRGLALDRISATYNDGVLTLTVPVAEEARPRRVEIQHGAPATPIEAPATAG; encoded by the coding sequence ATGGCTACTCGTTTCGACCCGTTCCAGGAGATGGACCGCGTGCTCGCGCAGGTCCTGGCGTCCGACCGCGCATCGGCCACCATGCCGATGGACCTGTACCGCGACGGCGACCACTACGTGCTGCACGTCGACCTGCCGGGCGCCGACCCGGGCACCATCGACGTCAGCGTGGACGACCGCACCCTGACGATCCGCGCGCAGCGCAGCCCGCGCACCGAGCACGACGTGCAGTGGCTGGCCAAGGAGCGCCCGGTCGGCACGTACGCCCGCCAGCTCACGGTGGGCCGCGGGCTCGCGCTCGACCGCATCAGCGCGACCTACAACGACGGCGTCCTCACGCTCACGGTGCCGGTGGCCGAGGAGGCCAGGCCGCGCCGCGTCGAGATCCAGCACGGCGCCCCCGCGACGCCCATCGAGGCACCCGCCACCGCCGGCTGA
- a CDS encoding MalY/PatB family protein — MGSPFDVTVAEMRRRTSLKWHTYPDDVLPAFVAEMDVQPLDAVVTAVTGAMLAGDTGYEVGPASPLGTAYAEAFAGFAARQHGWDVPVDRTRMVPDVMLGIVEVLGILSRPGDRVVISPPVYPPFRGFLEHAGRQVVTAPLAPDGRLDLAALDRAFAGASAYLLCHPHNPTGTLHTADELRAVGELAARHGVRVVADEIHAPLTVGDEPFVPTTTVIPDAISLHSASKAFNLAGLKAAVAVPGPAADDLARLPEIVGHGVSHVASIAHQAAHREGDAWLGDVRAAVRANGDLVEQTLAERLPQACWVRPAATYFAWLDVRAMPAVVSSGTDPARLLLLHGRLAVNSGPTFGPQGAGHVRLNLATSREILSDALDRLVTTLAARS; from the coding sequence ATGGGATCCCCGTTCGACGTCACCGTCGCCGAGATGCGCCGCCGCACGTCGCTGAAGTGGCACACGTACCCCGACGACGTGCTGCCGGCGTTCGTCGCGGAGATGGACGTGCAGCCGCTCGACGCCGTGGTGACCGCGGTGACGGGCGCGATGCTGGCCGGTGACACCGGCTACGAGGTGGGCCCGGCGAGCCCGCTGGGGACGGCGTACGCCGAGGCGTTCGCGGGGTTCGCCGCCCGGCAGCACGGCTGGGACGTGCCCGTGGACCGCACGCGGATGGTCCCCGACGTCATGCTGGGGATCGTCGAGGTGCTCGGGATCCTCTCCCGGCCCGGCGACCGTGTCGTGATCAGCCCCCCGGTCTACCCGCCGTTCCGCGGGTTCCTCGAGCACGCGGGACGCCAGGTCGTCACCGCCCCGCTCGCCCCGGACGGTCGCCTGGACCTCGCGGCGCTCGACCGCGCGTTCGCCGGTGCGTCCGCGTACCTGCTGTGCCACCCGCACAACCCGACCGGCACGCTGCACACGGCGGACGAGCTGCGCGCCGTCGGCGAGCTCGCGGCACGTCACGGCGTGCGCGTCGTCGCCGACGAGATCCACGCACCCCTCACGGTCGGTGACGAGCCGTTCGTCCCCACCACGACCGTCATCCCCGACGCGATCTCGCTGCACTCCGCGTCGAAGGCCTTCAACCTCGCGGGCCTCAAGGCTGCCGTGGCCGTCCCCGGCCCCGCCGCCGACGACCTGGCCCGCCTGCCCGAGATCGTCGGGCACGGTGTCAGCCACGTCGCGTCGATCGCGCACCAGGCGGCCCACCGGGAGGGCGACGCGTGGCTCGGGGACGTGCGGGCGGCGGTGCGCGCCAACGGTGACCTCGTCGAGCAGACGCTCGCGGAGCGTCTCCCCCAGGCGTGCTGGGTGCGGCCCGCGGCGACGTACTTCGCGTGGCTCGACGTGCGGGCGATGCCCGCCGTGGTGTCGTCGGGCACCGACCCGGCACGGCTGCTGCTGCTGCACGGCCGGCTCGCGGTGAACTCCGGGCCGACGTTCGGCCCGCAGGGCGCGGGGCACGTGCGTCTCAACCTCGCGACGTCCCGCGAGATCCTGAGCGACGCCCTCGACCGGCTCGTGACCACGCTCGCCGCGCGCTCCTGA
- the metE gene encoding 5-methyltetrahydropteroyltriglutamate--homocysteine S-methyltransferase: MTDTTPSAPAIPAFPAGSVLGYPRIGPRRELKKALEAFWAGRTSADEVEAVAADLRRRTRTRLAELGLATDVPAIPSAFSFYDQVLDATALVGAVPARFADLQDADGRLDLAGYSTVARGRGDDLPLEMTKWFDTNYHYLVPEIGPDTAFRYASDRPVAEFTEALAEGVLTRPVVVGPVTYLALAKPTEDAPAGFSPIDRLDDILPVYARLLTELAAAGATWVQIDEPALVSDSVGVSPDVLAEAATRAYRVLATELARPQRPAILLAAPYGDLGPTLPAVAATDVEGLALDLVRGDAPTVAVTGLAGKTLVGGVIDGHNIWRADLDKKLAILEQLETLGAAAVTVGTSTSLFHVPHTLDDEPALDRTLVQWLAFADEKVREVATLAEGLTEGRAAIHEQLLAASDAVNSRATAPGVVRPEVRERVAALTDEQFRRGPFAGRKTAQAARLQLPALPTTTIGSFPQTPEIRKARAAFGKGELTGAQYEDEMKAEIRRVVELQERIGLDVLVHGEPERNDMVQYFAENLDGFTVTQNGWVQSYGSRCTRPSILWGDVSRPAPITVAWAQYAQSLTDKHMKGMLTGPVTILAWSFVRDDQPLGDTANQVALALRDEITDLEAAGIAIVQVDEPAIRELLPLREKDHAAYLDWSVRSFRLATAGVREDTQIHTHLCYSEFGEIMEAIDGLDADVTSIEAARSKMEILGDIAAAGYPRAVGPGVYDIHSPRVPSEAEVTELLTEAVRTIDVDQLWVNPDCGLKTRRYEEVTPSLEHLVTATRTVRATL, from the coding sequence CGCCTTCTCCTTCTACGACCAGGTCCTCGACGCCACGGCGCTCGTCGGCGCGGTCCCGGCACGCTTCGCCGACCTGCAGGACGCCGACGGCCGCCTCGACCTGGCCGGCTACTCGACGGTGGCCCGCGGCCGCGGCGACGACCTGCCGCTCGAGATGACCAAGTGGTTCGACACGAACTACCACTACCTCGTCCCGGAGATCGGCCCGGACACGGCGTTCCGCTACGCGTCCGACCGCCCGGTCGCCGAGTTCACCGAGGCGCTGGCCGAGGGCGTGCTCACGCGGCCCGTCGTCGTCGGGCCCGTGACGTACCTCGCGCTCGCCAAGCCGACCGAGGACGCCCCGGCCGGCTTCTCGCCGATCGACCGCCTCGACGACATCCTGCCGGTCTACGCGCGTCTGCTCACCGAGCTCGCCGCCGCGGGCGCCACGTGGGTGCAGATCGACGAGCCCGCGCTGGTCTCCGACTCGGTCGGCGTCTCCCCCGACGTGCTCGCCGAGGCGGCCACCCGCGCGTACCGGGTGCTGGCCACCGAGCTCGCGCGCCCGCAGCGCCCGGCGATCCTGCTCGCCGCACCGTACGGCGACCTCGGTCCGACACTGCCCGCGGTGGCGGCCACCGACGTCGAGGGCCTCGCGCTGGACCTCGTCCGCGGCGACGCGCCCACGGTCGCCGTCACCGGGCTGGCCGGCAAGACGCTCGTCGGCGGCGTGATCGACGGCCACAACATCTGGCGCGCCGACCTCGACAAGAAGCTCGCGATCCTCGAGCAGCTCGAGACCCTCGGTGCGGCCGCCGTGACCGTCGGCACCTCGACGTCCCTGTTCCACGTCCCGCACACGCTCGACGACGAGCCCGCGCTCGACCGCACGCTCGTGCAGTGGCTCGCGTTCGCCGACGAGAAGGTCCGCGAGGTCGCCACCCTCGCCGAGGGCCTGACCGAGGGCCGTGCGGCGATCCACGAGCAGCTCCTCGCCGCGTCGGACGCCGTCAACAGCCGCGCCACCGCCCCCGGGGTCGTGCGCCCCGAGGTGCGCGAGCGTGTCGCGGCGCTGACCGACGAGCAGTTCCGTCGCGGCCCGTTCGCCGGGCGCAAGACCGCGCAGGCCGCACGGCTCCAGCTGCCTGCGCTGCCGACGACGACCATCGGGTCGTTCCCCCAGACGCCGGAGATCCGCAAGGCGCGCGCCGCGTTCGGCAAGGGCGAGCTCACCGGCGCGCAGTACGAGGACGAGATGAAGGCGGAGATCCGCCGCGTCGTCGAGCTGCAGGAGCGGATCGGCCTGGACGTGCTGGTGCACGGCGAGCCCGAGCGCAACGACATGGTCCAGTACTTCGCCGAGAACCTCGACGGGTTCACCGTGACGCAGAACGGCTGGGTCCAGTCGTACGGCTCGCGCTGCACGCGGCCGTCGATCCTGTGGGGCGACGTGTCGCGTCCGGCGCCCATCACGGTCGCGTGGGCGCAGTACGCGCAGTCGCTGACCGACAAGCACATGAAGGGCATGCTCACGGGCCCGGTGACGATCCTGGCCTGGTCATTCGTCCGTGACGACCAGCCGCTCGGCGACACCGCCAACCAGGTGGCGCTCGCCCTGCGCGACGAGATCACCGACCTCGAGGCCGCCGGCATCGCGATCGTCCAGGTCGACGAGCCCGCGATCCGCGAGCTGCTGCCTCTGCGCGAGAAGGACCACGCGGCGTACCTCGACTGGTCGGTGCGCTCGTTCCGGCTCGCGACGGCCGGCGTGCGCGAGGACACCCAGATCCACACGCACCTGTGCTACTCGGAGTTCGGCGAGATCATGGAGGCGATCGACGGTCTCGACGCCGACGTGACGAGCATCGAGGCGGCGCGCTCGAAGATGGAGATCCTCGGCGACATCGCCGCCGCGGGCTACCCGCGGGCCGTCGGACCGGGCGTCTACGACATCCACTCCCCGCGCGTCCCGTCGGAGGCCGAGGTCACCGAGCTGCTGACCGAGGCGGTCCGGACGATCGACGTCGACCAGCTCTGGGTCAACCCCGACTGCGGCCTCAAGACCCGCCGCTACGAGGAGGTCACCCCTTCCCTCGAGCACCTGGTCACCGCGACCCGGACGGTCCGCGCGACGCTCTGA